Within Corynebacterium timonense, the genomic segment CTCCGAATCGATGTCCTCGACGCGCAGGAGAAAGCGCCGGCCGCTGCGGCGGGCGAACAGCCACGCCAGCACGGCGGTGCGCAGGTTGCCGAGGTGGAGGTCGCCGCTGGGCGAGGGCGCGTATCTGCCTGCAGACATGCCTCTAGGATATGACGGGTGACTCACGCTGCGACCCGCTCCCCGTACCCCGTCCTCGTCGCCGTATTTTGCGCGGTGTTCCTCATCTCCAACATCACGGCCCAGAAGGGTGTGGAGATCGGCCCGCTTATCACCGACGGCGCCTTCTTCCTCTTCCCGCTGTCCTACGTCATCGGCGACGTCATCGCCGAGGTCTACGGCTTCCGCGCCGCCCGGCGCGCGGTGTTCACCGGCTTCGGCGTCGCGCTACTGGGCGTGGTGTCCTTCTACATCGCCATCTGGCTGCCGCCCGCCGACTTTTACGACGGCCAGGAGACGTTCGCGGCGGTGCTGGGGCTGCTGCCGCGGATCGTCGTGGCCTCCCTCGCCGGCTACGTGGTGGGCCAGCTGCTCAACGCGTGGGTGCTGCAGAAGATGAAGGAGCGCCTCGGCCCGAACAACCTGTGGGCGCGTCTGCTCGGCTCGACGCTGGTC encodes:
- a CDS encoding queuosine precursor transporter, which gives rise to MTHAATRSPYPVLVAVFCAVFLISNITAQKGVEIGPLITDGAFFLFPLSYVIGDVIAEVYGFRAARRAVFTGFGVALLGVVSFYIAIWLPPADFYDGQETFAAVLGLLPRIVVASLAGYVVGQLLNAWVLQKMKERLGPNNLWARLLGSTLVGEFADTLIFCVIAASVIGVETAGQFANYVLVGFVWKTLMEVVVMPLTYGAVAWVRRTERQLGA